The Spirochaetota bacterium genome has a segment encoding these proteins:
- a CDS encoding AMP-binding protein — protein MSNIYSEKPWIKFYDKHVPPKLEYPKKTFIEQFLDAVKIAPDRTALYFMGARITFREIDSLSNKFAHYLKKQGLKPGDTVGVCLPNIPAFYIANLGIQKAGCVLNGLSPIVSPKELEYQLNDAKVKALLTMDILYKNFESIVAKTGVTTMMVTEIADFLPSIKRILGKLLKKIPTAPVNPVPGIDLIAFKDLIGTMPDDPVLEKRELDDPILIQYTGGTTGSPKGAVLTQFNLVAEMTQVGTWMGLKDYNDIKAGEEIFLSAFPLFHIAGLAISLLCLSRAYSQVLIPNPRDQEFIISALKKYKPIIMVNVPTVYMELAKKEKFRALDFSNLRFCFSGGAPFPPENIKEFEKVVGEGKLTEGLGMTETSPLTIINPTFGKKKPSSVGVPISDTEIKLVDTHTGETVGIGEPGELLIKGPQVFTKGYFNKPEETAETLKDGWIHTGDICTIDEDGYVFVVDRLKDMVNVSGLKVFTRQVDDVIVEHPAVDMAATIGLPDPSRPGSEVVASAVVLKPGYEKSEKTKEEIMEFLREKMAPYKVPKRIDFYDTLPLSAVGKILKKELRKMMAS, from the coding sequence AGTTCCTGGATGCCGTAAAAATCGCACCGGACAGAACAGCCCTCTATTTCATGGGTGCCCGGATAACATTCAGAGAAATCGATAGCCTTTCCAATAAGTTCGCCCATTACCTCAAAAAGCAGGGTTTGAAGCCGGGCGATACCGTGGGAGTGTGTCTCCCCAATATTCCCGCGTTCTACATCGCCAATCTGGGGATACAGAAGGCGGGGTGCGTGCTCAACGGCTTGAGTCCGATCGTTTCACCAAAGGAGCTCGAGTACCAGCTCAATGACGCGAAGGTCAAGGCCCTGCTGACCATGGATATTCTCTATAAGAATTTCGAGTCGATCGTAGCCAAAACAGGGGTTACGACGATGATGGTTACCGAGATAGCCGATTTCTTGCCCTCGATAAAAAGAATACTTGGGAAACTACTGAAGAAGATACCGACCGCTCCGGTCAATCCGGTGCCGGGCATTGATTTGATCGCATTCAAAGATCTGATCGGGACCATGCCGGACGATCCGGTCCTGGAAAAAAGAGAATTGGATGATCCGATTCTGATCCAGTACACCGGCGGCACGACGGGGAGCCCCAAGGGCGCCGTGCTGACCCAGTTCAACCTCGTGGCGGAAATGACACAGGTCGGGACATGGATGGGATTGAAGGATTACAATGATATCAAGGCGGGGGAGGAAATCTTTCTTTCGGCGTTTCCCCTCTTTCATATAGCGGGGCTTGCCATCAGCCTCCTGTGTCTTTCGCGGGCTTACAGCCAGGTGCTCATACCCAATCCCCGCGACCAGGAGTTCATTATCTCGGCCTTGAAAAAGTACAAACCCATAATTATGGTGAATGTTCCAACGGTATACATGGAGCTGGCGAAAAAAGAGAAATTTCGCGCCCTCGATTTTTCAAATCTCAGGTTTTGCTTCAGCGGCGGAGCCCCGTTCCCGCCTGAGAATATCAAGGAATTCGAAAAGGTGGTCGGAGAGGGCAAGCTGACAGAGGGCCTCGGCATGACTGAAACAAGTCCGTTGACGATCATCAATCCGACGTTTGGGAAAAAGAAGCCGAGCTCCGTGGGGGTACCCATTTCCGATACGGAGATCAAGCTCGTCGATACCCATACGGGCGAAACGGTCGGCATAGGCGAACCGGGCGAGCTCCTGATAAAGGGACCCCAGGTTTTTACCAAAGGCTACTTCAACAAGCCCGAGGAAACAGCAGAGACTCTGAAGGACGGCTGGATCCATACCGGCGACATATGCACGATCGATGAGGATGGTTACGTCTTCGTGGTCGATCGGCTCAAGGACATGGTGAACGTGTCCGGATTGAAGGTGTTCACCCGCCAGGTTGACGATGTAATCGTGGAGCATCCCGCCGTTGATATGGCTGCGACCATCGGCCTGCCGGACCCGAGCAGGCCCGGATCGGAAGTCGTCGCCTCCGCCGTGGTATTGAAACCCGGCTATGAGAAGAGTGAGAAAACCAAAGAGGAAATAATGGAATTCCTGAGGGAAAAAATGGCCCCTTACAAGGTGCCTAAAAGAATCGATTTCTACGACACTCTTCCGCTTTCCGCAGTGGGGAAAATACTGAAAAAGGAGCTGCGCAAGATGATGGCATCATAA